Below is a window of Halarcobacter anaerophilus DNA.
AATATCTGTTATATATAGTTTGGGATACTATTTTAAAAATTATTTTTATAAAATCAAAACATTCGTTTATATTTTCTGTTTCATTTTCAAAATAATGAATAAAAACACTCAAGCTGTCTTGTTTATTTAAATAGATTTCAAAACTTCTTTTTTTCAAACCCTTTACTTCTTCAAATTTTCTAAAAAGTATTTTATCTCTAAGTTTTATCTCTACTTTATTGACACACAGATTATCTTCTAAATATGAAGAGAGGTGTTCAAAGATATCTTCTATCTTCTTAACAGTTATAAGGTAATCATTTAATGCAATTATTGCTTCAAAATTATATTTATTGATATTCATATTTACTCTTATAAATAGTTCTTCCAGTTTTCCAAAGAGATTCTTTCTTGATTTAAAGAAGTTGCAGGACCGTGACCTGGATATATTCTTATATTTCTATCCCATTGTAAAACTTTGTCTATACTTCTTTTCATATCATTTGGATTTGAAAAAGGGAAATCCGTTCTTCCTATAGAACCGTTAAAAATAAAATCACCGGAAAATAAGTTGCCGTCTAATTCTATAGCAGAACATCCGGGAGTATGTCCCGGGAAAAAATGAAATTTTACTTTTATCCCGTCAAAATCAAGTTCTTCATCATGCTCTACTAGATAATCTGCACTTGAAGGAGGCATCCCA
It encodes the following:
- a CDS encoding MBL fold metallo-hydrolase, with translation MSIKMQPMGEYQTNCYIVTVNDKEFIIDPGVNATTWVKNNVKNPIAILNTHGHFDHVWSNKELSELFNIKIYTPKDDNFMLEKDPYGFGMPPSSADYLVEHDEELDFDGIKVKFHFFPGHTPGCSAIELDGNLFSGDFIFNGSIGRTDFPFSNPNDMKRSIDKVLQWDRNIRIYPGHGPATSLNQERISLENWKNYL